Proteins found in one Maridesulfovibrio sp. genomic segment:
- a CDS encoding acyl-CoA thioesterase — protein sequence MKPKKISESRTLMTYRVLPQDTNPAGNLHGGVLLKQLDLVAATCAMRHVRKPVVTASIDRMNFLRPAYVGELINLHANVNMVGRTSMEIGVRVEAENLLTGEIRHTNSAYLTFVAIGENGKPSPVPPLILETGVDHRRNREAVERRAVRKEERLRETASAAQNTSRE from the coding sequence ATGAAACCAAAAAAGATCAGCGAGAGCAGGACGTTAATGACCTACCGAGTCTTGCCGCAGGATACCAATCCGGCAGGCAACCTTCATGGGGGAGTACTGCTTAAGCAACTGGACCTTGTTGCCGCCACCTGCGCTATGCGCCATGTGCGCAAGCCGGTGGTAACAGCTTCGATCGACCGCATGAACTTTCTGCGACCGGCCTATGTGGGGGAACTCATCAACCTGCATGCTAATGTAAATATGGTCGGCAGGACATCTATGGAGATAGGGGTTCGCGTTGAGGCTGAAAATTTATTAACCGGTGAGATCAGACATACGAATTCGGCTTATCTCACCTTTGTGGCCATTGGTGAAAATGGAAAACCGTCACCGGTTCCGCCGCTGATCCTTGAAACCGGAGTCGATCACAGACGGAACAGGGAAGCAGTGGAGCGCAGGGCTGTGCGTAAAGAGGAAAGACTTCGGGAAACCGCCTCCGCAGCACAGAACACGAGCAGGGAATAA
- the sfsA gene encoding DNA/RNA nuclease SfsA has product MSELLIFYPQGCRRALFVRRYKRFTVEAMLDGELVGVHTNNTGSMLGLLREGQEIFISPAQNPKRKLKWTLEAVMPFGDMIGVNTAVPNKMLQLAFEAGQLSEAEGYTTLKREAKVGNSRLDGLFTDDSGKLPKLWVECKNVTLVEDDVACFPDAQTERGRKHIVELMDLASKGDRVALFFFVQRNDGNCFGPADFIDPEYADLFYKAVQSGVECWAYEAVINSSGIGLGRRLSVVLGS; this is encoded by the coding sequence ATGTCAGAACTGTTAATTTTTTATCCACAAGGATGTCGCAGAGCTCTTTTCGTCCGCCGGTATAAGCGTTTTACTGTGGAAGCCATGCTGGATGGAGAGCTCGTCGGGGTGCATACGAACAACACCGGGTCCATGCTGGGGTTGCTGCGTGAAGGGCAGGAAATTTTCATCTCCCCGGCACAGAATCCCAAGCGTAAATTAAAATGGACGCTTGAAGCTGTTATGCCTTTCGGTGATATGATCGGCGTGAATACAGCCGTTCCCAATAAGATGTTACAGCTTGCCTTTGAGGCCGGGCAGTTGTCTGAGGCTGAGGGGTATACAACCCTCAAGCGTGAAGCGAAAGTAGGCAACAGCCGCCTTGATGGTCTCTTTACTGATGATTCCGGCAAATTGCCTAAGCTCTGGGTGGAGTGCAAAAACGTTACGCTGGTAGAAGACGATGTGGCCTGTTTTCCCGATGCCCAGACAGAACGCGGTCGCAAACATATCGTTGAGCTTATGGACCTTGCTTCCAAAGGGGATAGGGTAGCCCTTTTCTTTTTTGTGCAGCGCAATGATGGGAACTGTTTCGGCCCAGCTGATTTTATTGATCCTGAATATGCGGACCTTTTTTACAAGGCTGTCCAGTCAGGAGTGGAGTGCTGGGCTTACGAGGCCGTCATAAATTCCAGTGGAATCGGGCTTGGTCGTCGGTTGTCCGTTGTTCTCGGCAGCTAG
- a CDS encoding RsbRD N-terminal domain-containing protein has protein sequence MSLAQKLSERKDDLTEKWYDLVLSSYPKETQQVWRSNKDQFTNPVGVTIKKVTGELFDLILEWKSADDLANSLDELIKIRTVQDFAPSKALSFVFLFKKLLRDEFMEELKSEGKLDELLAFEARIDNLGLIAFDIYTKNRDLIAQMRIEEIKRSHHMLLRRVNKIEDASAKGAGQV, from the coding sequence ATGAGTCTTGCACAAAAATTGTCGGAACGAAAAGATGATCTGACGGAGAAATGGTACGACCTGGTTCTTTCTTCCTATCCTAAGGAAACCCAGCAAGTCTGGAGATCCAACAAAGACCAGTTCACCAACCCTGTCGGAGTAACCATCAAGAAGGTAACAGGAGAATTGTTTGACCTTATACTTGAATGGAAAAGCGCCGACGATCTTGCAAACTCTCTTGACGAACTGATCAAGATCAGGACCGTACAAGACTTTGCACCATCTAAAGCTTTAAGCTTTGTCTTTCTTTTTAAGAAACTCCTGAGAGACGAGTTCATGGAGGAACTGAAGAGCGAAGGCAAACTTGATGAGTTGCTCGCGTTTGAGGCCCGGATTGATAATCTGGGACTTATCGCGTTCGACATCTATACCAAGAATAGGGATTTGATTGCGCAAATGAGAATTGAAGAGATTAAAAGATCTCATCACATGCTCCTTCGGCGGGTCAACAAAATCGAGGACGCTTCGGCCAAAGGGGCCGGACAGGTGTAG
- the dsrM gene encoding sulfate reduction electron transfer complex DsrMKJOP subunit DsrM, producing the protein MNALYSLVLVFALVLIALFGVGSAHMAGLFGTLLPYVAVAVFLVGFASRIIGWAKSPVPFRIPTTGGQQKSLDFIQHDRFDNPVTPGQTFIRMILEVCCFRSLFRNTKVELRDGRVTYASSKWLWLFSLLFHYSFLLIVIRHMRLFFEPVPACIGFVEFLDGILQIGVPRLYMSDLLILAGLGFLLGRRLKDPKLRYISLVTDYFPLLLIIGIALSGIYMRYFAHVDLLAIKKLTMGLVTFSPVIPAGVSVVFYIHLFLVCVLLVYFPFSKLMHAGGVFLSPTRNMPNDTRINHHENPWNDPNIKPHSYEAYEDEFREAMIEAGLPVEKKA; encoded by the coding sequence ATGAACGCTTTGTACTCACTCGTTTTAGTTTTTGCCCTGGTGCTCATCGCGCTCTTCGGAGTGGGGTCCGCACACATGGCAGGACTGTTCGGCACGCTGTTACCGTACGTAGCAGTTGCCGTATTTCTGGTTGGCTTTGCCAGCCGGATTATTGGCTGGGCCAAAAGCCCGGTTCCTTTTCGTATCCCGACAACGGGAGGACAGCAAAAGTCTCTGGATTTTATCCAGCATGACCGCTTTGACAATCCCGTAACTCCGGGTCAAACTTTTATCCGCATGATCCTTGAGGTCTGTTGCTTTCGTAGCCTTTTCAGGAATACAAAAGTAGAACTCAGGGACGGAAGAGTAACTTATGCCTCATCCAAATGGCTGTGGCTTTTTTCACTGCTCTTCCACTACTCATTCCTGCTCATCGTGATCAGGCACATGAGACTCTTCTTCGAACCTGTGCCTGCTTGCATCGGTTTCGTTGAATTTCTTGACGGTATCTTGCAGATCGGTGTTCCCAGACTGTACATGTCTGATCTCCTGATTCTCGCCGGCCTCGGCTTCCTGCTCGGCCGCAGACTCAAGGACCCCAAACTTCGTTACATTTCTCTGGTAACCGACTACTTCCCGCTGCTTCTCATCATCGGCATCGCCCTTTCCGGCATTTACATGCGCTACTTTGCTCATGTAGATTTACTTGCCATCAAGAAGCTCACAATGGGTCTGGTAACCTTCAGCCCTGTCATTCCCGCGGGAGTCAGTGTGGTGTTTTACATCCACCTCTTCCTCGTATGTGTGCTGCTGGTGTACTTCCCCTTCAGTAAGTTGATGCACGCAGGTGGTGTATTCCTTTCTCCGACAAGGAACATGCCTAACGATACCCGTATCAACCATCACGAAAACCCCTGGAATGATCCCAACATCAAGCCTCACAGCTATGAAGCTTATGAGGATGAATTCAGGGAAGCAATGATTGAAGCGGGTCTCCCGGTGGAAAAAAAGGCATAG
- the dsrK gene encoding sulfate reduction electron transfer complex DsrMKJOP subunit DsrK produces the protein MADLPKADELFKSINYTPPSTGWMDTPVDTSPGNWCYPAKAEKLEYLGFPNPREWSPEDVDWKLPENWQDIVHEGFKERLGKYRSLKVFMDICVRCGACADKCHFFIGSGDPKNMPVLRAELMRSIYRKDFTLAGKILSTLTGSRVMTEDVLKEWFIYFYQCTECRRCSLFCPYGIDTAEVTMMARELLHLCGVNINWIMEPVSNCNRTGNHLGIQPHAFKDIVDFMVDDIEEITGKRLNVPLNEKGHEVIFITPSGDVFADPGIYTFMGYLMLFDHIGLDYTLSTYASEGGNFGLFTSADMMKKLNAKMYAEADRLGAKWILGGECGHMWRVINQYMDTMNGPANNLEVPVSPITGTVFENARQTKMVHITEFTADLMKHNKLKLDPSRNDHIRATFHDSCNPARAMGLMDEPRYVIKNVVKNFFEMPEQTIREQTFCCAGGSGLNTDEIMEIRMRGGLPRGNALKSVKDQYDVNMLSCICAIDRATLVPLANYWAPGVDVCGVHELVGNALILDGEKERETDLRFNPLPGKEG, from the coding sequence ATGGCTGACCTCCCAAAAGCTGATGAGCTTTTTAAAAGCATTAATTACACACCGCCGTCCACAGGCTGGATGGATACCCCGGTAGATACTTCTCCGGGTAACTGGTGTTATCCCGCTAAGGCGGAAAAACTCGAATATCTGGGATTTCCGAACCCCCGTGAGTGGAGTCCGGAAGACGTTGACTGGAAACTTCCTGAAAACTGGCAGGACATCGTCCACGAAGGTTTCAAGGAAAGACTCGGAAAATACCGTTCACTGAAAGTATTCATGGACATCTGTGTTCGCTGTGGCGCCTGTGCAGACAAGTGTCACTTCTTCATCGGTTCCGGTGATCCAAAGAACATGCCCGTCCTGCGTGCGGAACTTATGCGTTCCATCTATCGTAAGGACTTCACCCTGGCCGGTAAAATTCTCTCCACCCTGACAGGGTCGCGAGTAATGACCGAAGATGTTCTCAAAGAATGGTTCATTTACTTCTATCAGTGCACAGAATGCCGCCGGTGTTCCCTGTTCTGCCCCTACGGCATCGATACAGCGGAAGTAACCATGATGGCGCGTGAGCTGCTGCATCTGTGCGGTGTGAACATCAACTGGATCATGGAACCGGTTTCCAACTGTAACCGTACCGGTAACCATCTCGGTATCCAGCCCCACGCATTCAAAGACATCGTCGACTTCATGGTTGACGACATCGAAGAAATCACCGGTAAACGCCTGAACGTTCCCTTGAACGAAAAAGGCCATGAAGTAATCTTCATTACTCCTTCCGGTGACGTGTTCGCTGATCCCGGCATCTACACCTTCATGGGTTACCTGATGCTGTTCGATCACATCGGACTCGACTATACACTCTCCACCTACGCATCTGAAGGCGGTAACTTCGGTCTCTTCACTTCTGCTGATATGATGAAGAAATTGAACGCCAAGATGTACGCCGAAGCCGACCGCCTCGGTGCCAAATGGATTCTCGGCGGTGAGTGCGGCCACATGTGGCGTGTTATCAACCAGTATATGGATACCATGAACGGACCTGCGAACAATCTTGAAGTTCCAGTCAGCCCGATCACCGGTACCGTGTTTGAAAACGCACGCCAGACCAAAATGGTCCACATCACCGAATTCACTGCTGACCTGATGAAGCACAATAAATTGAAGCTTGATCCCAGCAGAAACGATCATATCCGCGCAACATTCCATGACTCCTGCAACCCGGCCCGTGCCATGGGTTTGATGGACGAACCCCGTTACGTCATCAAGAACGTTGTTAAGAACTTCTTTGAAATGCCTGAACAGACCATCCGCGAGCAAACTTTCTGCTGCGCTGGCGGTTCCGGCCTTAACACTGACGAAATCATGGAAATCCGCATGCGCGGTGGTCTGCCTCGCGGTAACGCACTGAAATCAGTTAAGGATCAGTATGATGTAAACATGCTCTCCTGCATCTGCGCTATTGACCGTGCGACCCTTGTCCCTCTAGCCAACTACTGGGCTCCCGGCGTAGACGTCTGTGGTGTTCACGAGCTGGTTGGTAACGCTCTCATCCTTGACGGTGAAAAAGAGAGGGAAACAGACCTTCGCTTCAATCCTCTGCCCGGGAAGGAGGGTTAA
- the dsrJ gene encoding sulfate reduction electron transfer complex DsrMKJOP subunit DsrJ: MHYGGKIITGLVIFLGLVSMPFWFNIGGSYEEPKVQLPKNAKICVAPTQNMRETHMKLLNEWRDMALREGKRTYISAQGNKYTISLQNTCMQCHTSKEEFCDKCHVDASVTPYCWDCHVPPKEAK, from the coding sequence ATGCACTACGGTGGAAAAATAATAACCGGACTGGTCATTTTCCTTGGCCTGGTGTCCATGCCCTTTTGGTTCAACATCGGCGGAAGCTACGAAGAACCAAAAGTGCAGCTGCCTAAGAACGCTAAAATTTGTGTCGCTCCCACGCAGAACATGCGTGAAACACACATGAAGCTTCTTAACGAGTGGAGAGACATGGCTCTTCGTGAAGGCAAAAGAACTTACATCAGTGCCCAAGGCAATAAATACACCATCAGCCTTCAGAACACATGTATGCAGTGCCACACCAGCAAGGAAGAGTTCTGCGACAAGTGTCACGTTGATGCTAGTGTTACTCCCTACTGCTGGGATTGCCACGTACCTCCCAAGGAGGCTAAATAA